A section of the Humulus lupulus chromosome 2, drHumLupu1.1, whole genome shotgun sequence genome encodes:
- the LOC133818277 gene encoding UDP-glycosyltransferase 82A1: MKNYCSKGSSKIIVFVPYPAQGHVTPMLKLATAFLKLDQGLRPVFVTPRFIHDQIISRQRFTNDHQTNSIEFVPIPDGIDESVPRDFFSLEAAMEKVMPAHLERLVRDQGGGVVVCMMVDLLASWAIEVANRCGVRVAGFWPAMLATYRLIVAIPDMVRSGLISDTGSPQHLGPVRSLPNQPMLSTEELPWLIGTVAARKARFKFWTRTLARSRTLKLVLANSIPDEEPLNDEKPNQELPVVLPIGPLCKNSTTKNPSFWEEDNSCLDWLDKQKPNSVIYISFGSWVSPIGESKVRTLAMALESLGHFFIWVLGNSWTAGLPVGFEERISNRGKIVSWAPQMEVLKHRAVGFYLTHCGWNSTMEAIQSQKRLLCYPIAGDQFVNCNYIVKVWRIGVRINGVGLKDVEEGLRKIVEDKEMGMRLKKMYERTMGDEACNRATSNLRSIGDFLGKQTLLGSSFVNETSF; the protein is encoded by the exons ATGAAGAATTACTGTTCAAAAGGGTCCTCAAAAATCATCGTGTTTGTCCCATATCCAGCTCAAGGTCACGTAACTCCCATGCTAAAGCTAGCGACGGCCTTTCTTAAACTCGACCAAGGGCTTCGCCCGGTGTTCGTCACGCCCCGATTCATCCACGACCAAATCATTTCTCGTCAGAGATTCACAAACGACCACCAAACCAACAGCATCGAATTCGTTCCTATACCCGATGGCATCGACGAATCCGTGCCCAGAGATTTCTTCTCCCTTGAAGCGGCCATGGAGAAAGTGATGCCTGCCCACTTGGAGAGGCTTGTTCGTGACCAAGGTGGGGGTGTAGTGGTGTGTATGATGGTCGACTTGTTAGCTTCTTGGGCTATTGAAGTGGCCAACCGTTGTGGTGTTAGGGTCGCCGGATTTTGGCCTGCCATGCTCGCTACTTACCGGTTGATCGTTGCTATACCGGACATGGTCCGCTCTGGCCTTATCTCTGATACAG GAAGCCCACAACATCTGGGCCCAGTTCGCTCTCTTCCGAATCAACCCATGTTATCGACCGAAGAGCTGCCATGGCTAATCGGGACTGTAGCTGCAAGAAAGGCAAGGTTCAAGTTCTGGACCAGAACTCTAGCTCGATCAAGAACTCTCAAATTGGTGCTCGCCAATTCCATTCCAGACGAAGAACCCCTCAACGACGAGAAACCCAATCAAGAGCTTCCTGTGGTTCTCCCAATTGGTCCTTTGTGCAAAAATTCAACGACGAAAAACCCAAGTTTCTGGGAAGAAGATAATAGCTGCCTCGATTGGCTAGACAAACAGAAGCCCAATTCGGTAATTTACATCTCTTTCGGGAGTTGGGTGAGTCCCATTGGGGAATCAAAGGTGAGGACCTTGGCTATGGCGTTGGAGTCGTTGGGGCATTTCTTCATATGGGTTCTGGGAAATTCGTGGACAGCAGGGTTACCAGTTGGGTTCGAGGAGAGAATATCGAATAGGGGTAAAATCGTCTCTTGGGCTCCTCAAATGGAGGTTTTGAAGCACAGAGCGGTGGGTTTTTATCTGACGCACTGCGGTTGGAACTCGACAATGGAGGCCATACAGTCCCAGAAGCGGTTGCTCTGTTACCCAATCGCCGGGGACCAATTCGTGAACTGTAATTACATTGTGAAAGTTTGGAGAATCGGGGTGAGGATTAATGGGGTTGGGCTGAAAGACGTGGAGGAAGGGTTGAGGAAGATAGTGGAGGATAAGGAGATGGGAATGAGGTTGAAGAAGATGTATGAGAGGACCATGGGAGATGAGGCTTGTAACAGAGCCACATCTAATCTCAGATCGATTGGGGATTTTCTCGGGAAACAAACGCTACTTGGGTCTTCGTTTGTTAATGAAACTAGTTTCTAA